One Oncorhynchus clarkii lewisi isolate Uvic-CL-2024 chromosome 31, UVic_Ocla_1.0, whole genome shotgun sequence DNA segment encodes these proteins:
- the LOC139390759 gene encoding E3 ubiquitin-protein transferase RMND5B-like: MEQCACVERELEKVLHRFVMYGHQSEERLDELLRSVCELRGQLVTFGVRDADLTVLSQTMAQCCKNIKETVQLLASRHKDIHGSVSKVGKAIDRNFDAEVSAVVAETVWDSPERQKYLSETIVEHLYRQGMLSVAEDLCQESGVVIDMSMKQPFLELNRILEALRMQDLRPALEWAVTNRQRLLDLNSTLEFKLHRLYFISLLNGGITNQLEALQYARHFQPFASQHQRDIQILMGSLVYLRHGIENSPYRSLLETNQWAEICNSFTRDACALLGLSVESPLSVSFASGCMALPVLMNIKQVIEQRQCSGVWTHKDELPIEIDLGKKCWYHSVFACPILRQQTSESNPPMKLICGHVISRDALNKLTNAGKLKCPYCPMEQNPSDAKQIFF; encoded by the exons ATGGAGCAGTGTGCGTGTGTGGAGCGGGAGCTGGAGAAGGTGCTCCATAGGTTCGTCATGTACGGACACCAGTCAGAGGAACGTCTGGACGAACTTCTACGCAGCGTCTGTGAGCTACGGGGACAGCTGGTTACATTCG GGGTACGAGATGCAGATCTGACGGTGCTGTCTCAGACCATGGCCCAGTGTTGTAAGAACATTAAAGAAACGGTACAGCTGCTGGCCTCCAGACACAAGGACATCCACGGCAGTGTCTCCAAAGTGGGCAAAGCTATCGACAGG AACTTTGATGCAGAGGTGAGTGCAGTGGTGGCAGAGACAGTGTGGGACTCACCTGAGAGACAGAAGTACCTGAGTGAGACCATTGTGGAACACTTGTACAGACAAGGCATGCTGAGCGTGGCAGAGGACCTATGTCAG gaGTCTGGAGTAGTGATTGACATGAGCATGAAGCAGCCGTTCTTGGAACTCAACAGGATCCTGGAGGCCTTGAGGATGCAGGACCTCAGACCAGCACTAGA GTGGGCAGTAACAAACCGGCAGCGCCTGCTGGACCTGAACAGTACCCTGGAGTTCAAGCTGCACCGCCTCTACTTCATCAGCCTGTTAAACGGAGGCATCACCAACCAGCTGGAGGCGCTACAGTACGCCAGGCACTTCCAGCCCTTCGCCTCACAGCACCAGAGAG acATCCAGATCCTCATGGGTAGTCTGGTGTACCTGCGGCACGGCATAGAGAACTCTCCCTACCGCTCTTTGCTAGAGACCAACCAATGGGCTGAGATCTGTAACAGCTTCACCAGGGACGCCTGCGCGCTGCTGGGGCTATCTGTAGAGTCACCTCTCAGTgtcag TTTTGCGTCAGGCTGCATGGCTCTGCCAGTCCTGATGAACATCAAACAGGTGATTGAACAGAGACAGTGTAGTGGAGTCTGGACACACAAGGACGAGCTGCCT atTGAGATAGATCTGGGGAAGAAGTGCTGGTACCACTCTGTGTTCGCCTGCCCCATCCTCCGACAGCAGACGTCAGAGAGCAACCCTCCCATGAAGCTCATCTGTGGACACGTCATCTCCAGAGACGCCCTCAACAAACTCACCAACGCTGGAAA aCTGAAATGCCCCTACTGTCCCATGGAGCAGAACCCGTCAGATGCCAAGCAGATCTTCTTTTGA